In Deltaproteobacteria bacterium, a genomic segment contains:
- a CDS encoding ammonium transporter: protein MALLVGIGTALPVLAEEAPAAAPAGTAAAPAAATAAPAPPPAFTQEMADSIANQKVAMDTIWTMIAAFLVFFMNLGFALVESGFCRAKNTVNILFKNFVVFAVSSLAFIILGFGLMFGDGNWLVGLKGLFFASGADNSPAMGDAYKGVYHALNWTGVPLWAKFFFQLVFAGTAATIVSGAVAERIKFKAFLIFTFFMVGVIYPVGGHLIWGGGWLASKGFLDFAGSTVVHSIGGWAALAGIIMLGPRIGKYGPGGKVNAIPGHSMTSAAIGVFVLWFGWFGFNPGSTMAADGASIAHVATTTNVAAASATVSSMILAWILFGKPDFGMTLNDCLAGLVAITAPCAFVSVPSSLIIGLIAGALVVLAVLFFDKVRVDDPVGATAVHLANGVFGTIALGLFADPTVCPAAAAAKKGLLLGGGLAQLGPQLMGVGLIAVAVFGLSMIFWFVTKLLSGGIRVSQEEEMEGLDFHEHGNSAYPDFSVRSLPIGSAPLAPAAVPATSPAGMRAQEVSYEKN from the coding sequence ATGGCGCTGCTCGTCGGCATCGGCACGGCGCTGCCCGTCCTGGCCGAAGAAGCTCCTGCGGCGGCGCCCGCAGGCACGGCAGCGGCACCTGCCGCGGCAACCGCAGCACCTGCCCCTCCGCCTGCCTTCACCCAGGAAATGGCGGACTCCATCGCCAACCAGAAGGTCGCGATGGATACCATCTGGACCATGATTGCAGCCTTCCTGGTCTTTTTCATGAACCTCGGCTTCGCACTGGTGGAGTCGGGCTTCTGCCGGGCGAAGAACACGGTCAACATCCTATTCAAGAACTTCGTGGTGTTCGCGGTTTCCTCCCTCGCGTTCATCATCCTGGGCTTCGGGCTCATGTTCGGGGACGGGAACTGGCTCGTGGGCCTGAAGGGCCTCTTCTTCGCCTCGGGCGCCGACAACAGCCCGGCGATGGGAGACGCATACAAGGGCGTCTATCACGCCCTCAACTGGACGGGCGTGCCGCTGTGGGCCAAGTTCTTCTTCCAGCTCGTCTTCGCCGGCACCGCCGCGACGATCGTGTCGGGTGCGGTGGCCGAACGGATCAAGTTCAAGGCATTCCTGATCTTCACGTTCTTCATGGTGGGAGTCATTTACCCCGTCGGCGGGCACCTGATCTGGGGCGGCGGCTGGCTGGCGAGCAAGGGGTTCCTCGACTTCGCAGGATCGACGGTCGTCCACTCGATCGGCGGATGGGCGGCTCTCGCCGGGATTATCATGCTTGGACCCCGCATCGGCAAGTACGGACCGGGCGGCAAGGTGAACGCGATTCCGGGCCACAGCATGACTTCCGCGGCAATCGGCGTGTTCGTCCTCTGGTTCGGATGGTTCGGATTCAACCCCGGCTCCACCATGGCGGCCGATGGGGCGTCCATCGCCCATGTGGCTACCACTACCAACGTGGCTGCCGCATCCGCGACGGTGTCCTCCATGATCCTTGCCTGGATCCTTTTCGGAAAACCCGATTTCGGAATGACATTGAACGACTGCCTCGCGGGACTGGTGGCGATCACGGCGCCCTGCGCCTTCGTGAGCGTCCCCAGTTCTCTTATCATCGGCCTGATCGCGGGAGCCCTGGTGGTCCTCGCCGTCCTCTTCTTCGACAAGGTTCGGGTCGACGACCCGGTCGGAGCCACCGCGGTTCACCTCGCCAACGGCGTCTTCGGAACGATCGCGCTCGGTCTCTTCGCAGATCCAACCGTCTGTCCGGCCGCCGCCGCGGCGAAGAAGGGGCTCCTCCTTGGCGGTGGACTGGCGCAGCTCGGTCCGCAGCTCATGGGCGTGGGGCTGATCGCGGTCGCGGTCTTCGGCCTCTCCATGATTTTCTGGTTCGTTACGAAGCTCCTCTCCGGCGGCATCCGCGTGAGTCAGGAAGAGGAGATGGAAGGGCTCGATTTCCACGAGCATGGAAACAGCGCTTACCCGGACTTCAGCGTCCGGTCGCTCCCGATCGGATCAGCTCCCCTGGCGCCCGCGGCCGTGCCCGCGACCTCGCCTGCGGGAATGAGAGCTCAAGAGGTGTCGTATGAAAAGAATTGA
- a CDS encoding P-II family nitrogen regulator, whose product MKRIEAVIKPFKVDDVKKALNEIGITGMTVVEVRGFGRQKGHSEVYRGAEYVVDFLPKVKVEVAVPAETVAAVVERIQTTARTGKIGDGKIFVYDLEEVVRIRTGERGKEAL is encoded by the coding sequence ATGAAAAGAATTGAAGCAGTAATAAAACCGTTCAAGGTCGACGACGTAAAGAAAGCGCTGAACGAGATAGGAATAACGGGCATGACCGTGGTCGAGGTCAGGGGATTCGGCCGGCAGAAGGGACACTCCGAGGTCTACCGGGGCGCCGAGTACGTGGTGGACTTCCTCCCGAAGGTCAAGGTGGAAGTCGCAGTGCCCGCCGAAACGGTTGCCGCAGTTGTGGAACGGATACAGACGACCGCCCGGACCGGCAAGATCGGAGACGGCAAGATCTTCGTCTACGATCTCGAGGAGGTCGTGCGCATCCGCACGGGCGAGCGGGGGAAAGAAGCCCTGTAA